The following are encoded together in the Malaya genurostris strain Urasoe2022 chromosome 3, Malgen_1.1, whole genome shotgun sequence genome:
- the LOC131437414 gene encoding large ribosomal subunit protein mL64: MLLQRLSSIFRCKQQPVFTYLRPFRARLYASSSISSTTIAPEDPIEDEQQPITFIDDENLQADREAQIEKLRNKSRLLPQHRNMLHGQLPYEESQSWIHDTVKYKRMMLGRYGTEGSKVDPRISFPTKREMLEKSEYERVAFPFSLQEMMVANQKARNDKTARIRAREVDIAKKIEKLDQWTADLNARIAKKEADAKAAKERKERLVEEVRRHFGFKVDPREERFQEMLAQKEKEDRKKVKEAKRKEKEEKMMEKLKKRTEDIQNDEKND, from the exons ATGTTGTTACAAAGGTTATCTAGTATTTTCCGATGCAAACAGCAACCAGTTTTTACATACTTACGACCGTTTCGTGCTCGGTTATACGCATCCTCTTCTATCAGTAGCACAACAATTGCACCGGAAGACCCAATAGAAGATGAACAACAACCGATAACTTTTATAGACGACGAAAACCTGCAAGCTGACAGGGAAGCTCAAATTGAAAAACTACGTAACAAATCTCGTTTGTTACCCCAGCACCGTAACATGTTGCACGGTCAACTTCCATACGAAGAGTCTCAGTCTTGGATCCACGATACGGTTAAGTACAAACGCATGATGCTGGGTCGATACGGTACTGAGGGTAGTAAAGTGGATCCAC GAATATCTTTTCCAACAAAACGAGAAATGTTGGAAAAATCTGAGTACGAAAGGGTGGCATTTCCCTTTTCCCTGCAAGAAATGATGGTTGCTAATCAGAAGGCCAGGAATGATAAAACTGCTCGCATCCGAGCTCGCGAAGTCGATATTgccaaaaaaatagaaaaacttGACCAATGGACGGCGGATTTGAATGCTCGTATTGCTAAGAAAGAAGCTGATGCGAAAGCAGCCAAAGAGCGCAAGGAGAGATTAGTAGAAGAAGTTCGGCGTCACTTTGGATTCAAGGTTGATCCAAGGGAGGAGCGCTTCCAAGAAATGCTAGCGCAGAAGGAGAAAGAAGATCGTAAGAAAGTAAAGGAAGCCAAGCGAaaggaaaaagaagaaaaaatgatGGAAAAATTGAAGAAACGTACCGAGGATATAcagaatgatgaaaaaaatgattga
- the LOC131437415 gene encoding ER membrane protein complex subunit 10 isoform X2 — protein sequence MKQLVLPFLCYLVVLINALHLEYDGWLNIELYHALDIHEPQKFTLRGNVTITSVNTGSATVSQESLTAHDRNKFRQLAEENRLYRMEAHVLREDGSRSRFLTSSKACALAKSQLTDVLWVSLDHAGSVIGITQSVNHGNFGDCRDLTNRDIDVLDEFNTDVYVKAIENAPVPDTASFIQKLEREREARERGETKDSRGFFAKYWMYIVPVVILVLISGATNPEGQR from the exons ATGAAGCAACTAGTCCTGCCTTTCCTTTGTTATCTAGTTGTGTTGATAAATGCG TTACATCTCGAGTATGATGGGTGGCTCAACATAGAACTTTATCACGCACTTGATATTCACGAGCCGCAAAAGTTTACTCTTCGTGGGAATGTTACAATCACCAGCGTAAACACAGGCTCTGCAACTGTGTCTCAAGAGTCTCTTACAGCTCACGATCGCAATAAATTTCGTCAGCTGGCTGAAGAAAATCGTCTGTATCGGATGGAAGCTCATGTCCTCAGGGAAGACGGATCTCGTTCAAGGTTTTTGACCTCATCAAAGGCG TGTGCTTTGGCTAAATCTCAACTGACGGATGTACTTTGGGTTTCACTTGATCATGCTGGTTCGGTCATTGGAATTACACAATCTGTAAATCATGGAAACTTTGGCGATTGTCGTGATTTGACCAATCGAGACATAGATGTATTAGATGAATTTAATACTGATGTGTACGTGAAGGCTATCGAAAATGCACCGGTTCCAGATACAGCaagttttattcaaaaactggAACGAGAACGAGAAGCCCGCGAGCGTGGAGAGACCAAAGATAGTCGAGGATTTTTTGCTAAATAT TGGATGTACATAGTTCCTGTAGTGATTTTGGTGCTTATTTCGGGAGCCACAAATCCTGAAGGGCAACGTTGA
- the LOC131437415 gene encoding ER membrane protein complex subunit 10 isoform X1, whose translation MKQLVLPFLCYLVVLINAQLHLEYDGWLNIELYHALDIHEPQKFTLRGNVTITSVNTGSATVSQESLTAHDRNKFRQLAEENRLYRMEAHVLREDGSRSRFLTSSKACALAKSQLTDVLWVSLDHAGSVIGITQSVNHGNFGDCRDLTNRDIDVLDEFNTDVYVKAIENAPVPDTASFIQKLEREREARERGETKDSRGFFAKYWMYIVPVVILVLISGATNPEGQR comes from the exons ATGAAGCAACTAGTCCTGCCTTTCCTTTGTTATCTAGTTGTGTTGATAAATGCG CAGTTACATCTCGAGTATGATGGGTGGCTCAACATAGAACTTTATCACGCACTTGATATTCACGAGCCGCAAAAGTTTACTCTTCGTGGGAATGTTACAATCACCAGCGTAAACACAGGCTCTGCAACTGTGTCTCAAGAGTCTCTTACAGCTCACGATCGCAATAAATTTCGTCAGCTGGCTGAAGAAAATCGTCTGTATCGGATGGAAGCTCATGTCCTCAGGGAAGACGGATCTCGTTCAAGGTTTTTGACCTCATCAAAGGCG TGTGCTTTGGCTAAATCTCAACTGACGGATGTACTTTGGGTTTCACTTGATCATGCTGGTTCGGTCATTGGAATTACACAATCTGTAAATCATGGAAACTTTGGCGATTGTCGTGATTTGACCAATCGAGACATAGATGTATTAGATGAATTTAATACTGATGTGTACGTGAAGGCTATCGAAAATGCACCGGTTCCAGATACAGCaagttttattcaaaaactggAACGAGAACGAGAAGCCCGCGAGCGTGGAGAGACCAAAGATAGTCGAGGATTTTTTGCTAAATAT TGGATGTACATAGTTCCTGTAGTGATTTTGGTGCTTATTTCGGGAGCCACAAATCCTGAAGGGCAACGTTGA